The following are encoded in a window of Leeia aquatica genomic DNA:
- a CDS encoding AraC family transcriptional regulator gives MRTSLELSLQQVNRVVDHIEAELGQSLQAEDLAAFAQLSVWQLHRLFRAVVGESLMDYVRRRRLAQASEQLRYSQHSVLDIALACGFDSHEVFTRAFRREFHCSPTQYRRAEQLPASFPRPRLTPEYLLHRFEGITLTPEWQTLPERHVAGLGLQLYGHESAQLIPDLWRKLRTHPQVQQSAAWGVLDISPDQRQLRYLAAIAWPEGSPVPEGWQARRIPAGRYARFQHQGSVASIQHSVNYLHAVWLPQSGQQLAARPELEYYPPDQIIQPQQLRMDMLLPVDL, from the coding sequence ATGCGTACATCCCTTGAGCTGAGCCTGCAGCAGGTCAACCGCGTGGTTGACCACATCGAAGCAGAACTGGGCCAATCCTTGCAGGCGGAGGATCTGGCCGCATTCGCCCAGCTGTCCGTCTGGCAGCTACACCGGCTGTTCCGGGCGGTGGTGGGTGAATCGCTGATGGACTATGTCCGTCGCCGCCGTCTGGCGCAAGCGAGCGAACAGTTACGGTACAGTCAGCATAGTGTGCTGGACATTGCCCTGGCCTGCGGCTTTGACTCGCATGAGGTTTTTACCCGCGCTTTCCGCCGCGAGTTTCATTGCTCGCCCACCCAGTATCGACGTGCCGAGCAGCTGCCCGCCAGCTTCCCGCGGCCCCGCCTCACCCCGGAATACCTGCTGCACCGCTTTGAGGGCATCACACTGACACCGGAATGGCAAACCCTTCCCGAACGGCACGTCGCGGGACTCGGTTTGCAGTTGTATGGCCATGAGTCAGCCCAGCTGATCCCCGATCTGTGGCGCAAGCTCCGCACCCACCCGCAAGTACAGCAGTCTGCCGCCTGGGGGGTGCTGGATATCAGCCCGGACCAGCGCCAGCTGCGCTATCTGGCTGCCATTGCATGGCCTGAGGGCAGCCCCGTTCCGGAAGGCTGGCAGGCGCGCCGGATACCGGCTGGCCGCTATGCCCGCTTCCAGCACCAGGGCAGTGTCGCCAGCATCCAGCACAGCGTCAATTACCTGCATGCGGTGTGGCTGCCGCAGTCCGGGCAACAGCTGGCGGCGCGGCCCGAGCTGGAATACTACCCTCCGGATCAGATCATTCAACCCCAGCAGCTGCGGATGGACATGCTGCTGCCCGTTGACCTGTGA
- a CDS encoding alpha/beta hydrolase family protein: MLPVLSQAIGLQRFEVQDPVRQSRIAAQMWYPSDSPEQTLRVGSFSLQVAVNGRPLEGRHPLLLISHGNGGNSLAHRDLADHLARAGFVVVTFTHPFDNHENQQALGTTLQSHDRPRELQRVLDHVLADPALSSRVDPQRIGAIGFSAGGYTVLASAAGDVQQARYDAYCSSQRDDPLTCKAYRERGFIQPVEPVLPVVADPRLKALVLMAPAGVFMLSDERLRQLQQPVLLYQASQDHLIREPFSVERLRKLLPNIRGDHRIEAGHFVFIAPCPSNLVAELAEICSDAPGIDRAAIHRRINNDVTLFFQQQLPPAP; the protein is encoded by the coding sequence ATGCTACCCGTATTGAGCCAGGCCATCGGCCTGCAACGCTTTGAAGTCCAGGACCCGGTACGGCAAAGCCGGATTGCGGCCCAGATGTGGTATCCCAGCGACAGTCCAGAGCAAACATTGCGGGTGGGCAGCTTCAGCCTGCAGGTTGCTGTCAACGGTCGGCCACTTGAGGGCCGCCACCCTTTGCTGTTGATCTCGCATGGCAATGGCGGCAACAGCCTGGCACACCGTGATCTGGCGGACCACTTGGCTCGCGCCGGGTTTGTGGTGGTGACCTTCACCCATCCGTTTGACAATCACGAGAACCAGCAAGCGTTAGGCACCACCCTGCAATCACACGATCGCCCGCGTGAATTGCAGCGGGTTCTGGACCATGTGCTAGCGGACCCGGCCTTGTCCAGCCGAGTTGATCCGCAGCGCATCGGCGCCATCGGCTTCTCGGCAGGCGGTTACACCGTGCTGGCCAGTGCGGCAGGCGATGTGCAGCAAGCCCGCTATGACGCTTATTGCAGCAGCCAGCGCGATGACCCGCTGACCTGCAAGGCCTACCGCGAGCGAGGATTTATCCAGCCGGTGGAGCCAGTGTTGCCGGTGGTGGCGGACCCGCGCCTGAAAGCCCTGGTGCTGATGGCCCCGGCGGGGGTCTTCATGCTGAGCGATGAGCGTCTGCGCCAGTTGCAGCAGCCGGTCCTGCTCTATCAGGCCAGCCAGGACCACCTGATCCGCGAGCCGTTCAGTGTGGAGCGCCTGCGCAAGCTGCTTCCCAATATTCGTGGCGACCACCGCATCGAGGCGGGACATTTCGTTTTCATCGCCCCCTGCCCCTCAAACCTGGTCGCCGAACTGGCGGAGATATGCAGTGATGCGCCGGGCATTGACCGCGCCGCCATCCACCGCCGGATCAACAACGACGTCACCCTGTTCTTTCAGCAGCAATTACCGCCCGCCCCATGA